A section of the Papio anubis isolate 15944 chromosome 4, Panubis1.0, whole genome shotgun sequence genome encodes:
- the LOC116274434 gene encoding keratin-associated protein 22-1 yields the protein MSFYNNSHSGQGYAKGGLGCSYGCGHSGYGYAFYCPWCYERSWFSGCF from the coding sequence ATGAGTTTTTATAACAACTCCCATAGTGGCCAGGGCTATGCCAAAGGAGGCCTGGGCTGCAGCTATGGCTGTGGTCATAGTGGCTATGGCTATGCCTTCTACTGCCCATGGTGCTATGAAAGATCTTGGTTTTCTGGCTGCTTCTGA